A region of Streptomyces deccanensis DNA encodes the following proteins:
- a CDS encoding helix-turn-helix domain-containing protein, with the protein MPDAVSGPASGPASDAVSGAASEGAKPPSRLPLDWIAASLRRERARAGLSLSELAKRAGIAKSTLSQLESASGNPSMETLWALGVALGVPFSALIEPPMPAVQVVRAGEGPTVHSEHSSYTAVLLSASPPGARRDLYRTRLEPGSVRESEPHIPGTVEHLTVSTGRVKAGPRGEEVELGPGDYMAFRGDVPHSYEALAPGTTFVLVMQHS; encoded by the coding sequence ATGCCCGACGCAGTCTCCGGCCCAGCCTCCGGCCCAGCCTCCGACGCAGTCTCCGGCGCGGCTTCCGAGGGAGCGAAGCCCCCGTCCCGGCTCCCGCTCGACTGGATCGCCGCCTCCCTCCGCCGGGAGCGCGCCCGCGCCGGTCTCTCCCTCTCCGAGCTGGCCAAGCGTGCCGGGATCGCGAAGTCCACGCTGTCCCAGCTGGAGTCGGCGAGCGGCAACCCGAGCATGGAGACGCTGTGGGCGCTGGGCGTGGCGCTGGGGGTGCCGTTCAGCGCGCTGATCGAGCCGCCGATGCCGGCGGTGCAGGTGGTCCGGGCGGGGGAGGGGCCCACCGTCCACTCGGAGCACTCCAGTTACACGGCGGTCCTGCTGTCCGCCAGCCCGCCGGGCGCGCGCCGCGATCTCTACCGGACCCGGCTCGAACCGGGGTCGGTACGGGAGTCGGAGCCGCACATTCCCGGGACGGTGGAGCACCTCACCGTGAGCACGGGCCGGGTGAAGGCGGGCCCGAGGGGCGAGGAGGTCGAACTCGGCCCCGGGGACTACATGGCGTTCCGGGGCGACGTGCCGCACTCGTACGAGGCGCTCGCCCCCGGAACGACCTTCGTCCTGGTGATGCAGCACAGCTAG
- a CDS encoding helix-turn-helix transcriptional regulator — protein MDDLLVAGGAGGAALLLWGEPGIGKTALLDYAAERARADGSGAAPATVLRARGIETETVLPFATLGDLLMPHSSLFRELPGAQRSALESCLALSGDPADPPGNPYAACMGALNVLAALGDERPVVVLVDDLHWVDPSSQRVLLFVARRLSSERVALALGSREDHGESGPRRSIPAVQVGGLAPEECAALLEGRVTPNVLADLVRVSGGNPLALREIAGALTDEQARGERPLLDPPSLGSHLERAWAARIDGLPDTARRALVVLAASRSTAAGPLRKALEAAGLSLDALSPAEEDGLITASADGLDFHHPVLRALVLGRAPLAHRYAAFQALAEVSTGSLHAWYRASATPGPDEEAAAALADAAREARRRSAFGESALAWRRAAELTPDPAPRADRLHHAASDALLSGSPAGPQWCEEALRITPDPAVRAAIQGLLGRMHTWKGETAQAYGLLMNAADAVRDSDRTRACLLLAEATAAARLDGHVPAAVRVAEESLALASESGPERWYSLSMLGGALIMAGRTARGREMLEAADRHGGGDPVRDQQVYAIAGQAWSRAEEFARGRRLLNTAVESARRHSAVGVLGFTLAVRGELETRIGQWESARGDLTESLRWAEELGQLTCVSYTLYCLARLEALRGERVECEEHVARARRECGAYGIGCQEFHMTAVLGLSALAHGDHDAAVDQLEQTLSLAIEQGIGNPEVVPFAADLAEAHVRAGNAPRAAEVVSWLEERARETGLASAEAAAARVRGLLAGTPEEAEAYFGAALDAHRRTTGPFDWARTLLCEAEVLRRHRRPGAARAPLASALACFERLGAVPWARRAAGELAAAGGVLGAARSAVGGTSGMGGTLNQLTPQEFQVSRAIARGLNNTEAAASLFVSRKTVEAHLTRIYRKLHVRSRTDLTRLLTAADLVD, from the coding sequence ATGGACGACCTGCTCGTGGCGGGTGGGGCGGGTGGGGCGGCCCTGCTGCTGTGGGGCGAACCCGGCATCGGGAAGACCGCCCTGCTCGACTACGCGGCGGAGCGCGCGAGGGCAGATGGCTCCGGCGCGGCCCCGGCCACGGTCCTGCGCGCCCGGGGCATCGAGACCGAGACCGTGCTCCCCTTCGCCACCCTCGGCGACCTACTGATGCCCCATTCGTCCCTTTTCAGGGAACTCCCCGGCGCCCAACGCTCGGCCCTGGAGTCCTGTCTGGCCCTGAGCGGCGACCCGGCGGACCCGCCGGGCAACCCGTACGCCGCCTGCATGGGCGCCCTCAACGTCCTCGCGGCGCTCGGCGACGAGCGCCCGGTGGTCGTCCTCGTCGACGACCTGCACTGGGTGGACCCCTCCTCCCAGCGCGTCCTGCTCTTCGTCGCCCGCCGCCTCTCCAGCGAACGTGTCGCCCTGGCGCTGGGCTCCCGGGAGGACCACGGCGAGTCGGGGCCGCGTCGCAGCATCCCCGCCGTGCAGGTGGGCGGGCTGGCGCCGGAGGAGTGCGCCGCCCTGCTGGAGGGCCGCGTGACCCCCAACGTCCTCGCCGACCTCGTCCGCGTCAGCGGTGGCAATCCGCTCGCCCTGCGGGAGATCGCGGGCGCGCTGACGGACGAACAGGCGCGCGGCGAGCGGCCGTTGCTCGATCCGCCGTCCCTGGGCAGTCATCTGGAGCGCGCCTGGGCGGCCCGGATCGACGGTCTGCCGGACACCGCCCGCCGGGCCCTGGTCGTCCTGGCCGCCAGTCGCTCGACGGCGGCGGGCCCGCTGCGGAAGGCGCTGGAGGCGGCCGGGCTCTCCCTCGACGCTCTCTCCCCCGCCGAGGAGGACGGCCTGATCACGGCTTCGGCGGACGGGCTGGACTTCCACCACCCGGTGCTGCGCGCGCTGGTGCTGGGCCGGGCCCCGCTCGCGCACCGGTACGCCGCGTTCCAGGCGCTGGCCGAGGTGAGCACCGGTTCGCTGCACGCCTGGTACCGGGCGTCCGCGACCCCGGGCCCCGACGAGGAGGCCGCGGCGGCGCTCGCCGACGCCGCGCGGGAGGCCCGTCGGCGCAGTGCCTTCGGCGAGTCGGCCCTGGCCTGGCGGCGCGCCGCCGAGCTCACCCCCGACCCCGCGCCCCGCGCCGACCGCCTCCACCACGCCGCCTCCGACGCCCTGCTCAGCGGCTCCCCGGCGGGCCCGCAGTGGTGCGAGGAGGCGCTGCGGATCACCCCCGACCCGGCCGTACGCGCCGCCATCCAGGGCCTGTTGGGCCGTATGCACACCTGGAAGGGCGAGACGGCGCAGGCGTACGGCCTGCTCATGAACGCCGCCGACGCCGTCCGCGACTCCGACCGCACCCGGGCGTGTCTGCTGCTGGCGGAGGCGACGGCCGCGGCGCGGCTGGACGGGCATGTCCCGGCGGCGGTCCGTGTCGCCGAGGAGTCCCTCGCCCTCGCCTCCGAGTCCGGCCCCGAACGCTGGTACAGCCTGTCGATGCTGGGCGGGGCCCTGATCATGGCCGGCCGTACGGCGCGGGGCCGCGAGATGCTGGAGGCCGCCGACCGCCACGGCGGCGGCGACCCCGTGCGCGACCAGCAGGTGTACGCCATCGCCGGGCAGGCGTGGAGCCGGGCGGAGGAGTTCGCACGGGGGCGCCGGCTGCTCAACACGGCCGTGGAGTCGGCCCGGCGGCACAGCGCGGTGGGCGTGCTGGGCTTCACCCTCGCCGTGCGGGGGGAGTTGGAGACCCGTATCGGCCAATGGGAGTCCGCTCGGGGCGACTTGACGGAGTCGCTGCGCTGGGCGGAGGAGCTGGGCCAGCTGACGTGCGTGAGCTACACGTTGTACTGCCTCGCCCGGCTGGAGGCCCTGCGCGGTGAACGGGTCGAGTGCGAGGAGCATGTGGCGCGGGCGCGGCGGGAGTGCGGGGCGTACGGCATCGGCTGCCAGGAGTTCCACATGACGGCGGTGCTGGGGCTGTCGGCGCTGGCCCACGGTGACCACGACGCGGCCGTCGACCAGTTGGAGCAAACGTTGTCACTGGCGATCGAGCAGGGCATCGGGAACCCCGAGGTGGTGCCCTTCGCGGCGGACCTGGCGGAGGCGCACGTACGGGCGGGGAACGCGCCGCGTGCCGCCGAGGTCGTGTCCTGGCTGGAGGAACGGGCCCGGGAGACGGGCCTGGCGTCGGCGGAGGCCGCGGCGGCCCGGGTCCGGGGGCTGCTCGCGGGGACGCCGGAGGAGGCGGAGGCGTACTTCGGCGCGGCGCTCGACGCCCACCGGCGGACGACGGGCCCCTTCGACTGGGCGCGGACCCTGTTGTGCGAGGCGGAGGTGCTGCGCCGCCACCGCCGCCCGGGGGCCGCGCGCGCCCCGCTGGCCTCCGCCCTGGCCTGCTTCGAACGGCTGGGCGCGGTCCCCTGGGCCCGGCGCGCGGCCGGCGAACTCGCGGCGGCGGGCGGTGTCCTGGGCGCCGCCCGGTCCGCCGTCGGCGGCACCAGCGGCATGGGCGGCACCCTGAACCAGCTGACGCCCCAGGAGTTCCAGGTGTCGCGCGCGATCGCCCGCGGCCTCAACAACACGGAGGCCGCCGCGTCGTTGTTCGTCTCCCGGAAGACGGTCGAGGCCCATCTCACCCGGATCTACCGGAAGTTGCACGTCCGCTCCCGGACGGACCTGACCCGCCTGCTCACGGCGGCCGACCTGGTGGATTGA
- a CDS encoding serine/threonine-protein kinase, with the protein MRPLDVGEPTAVGPYRLLGRLGSGGMGRVYLGRSAGGRTVAVKVVHPHFALDEEFRARFRREVDAARRVGGAWTAPVLDADPEASVPWVATGYAAGPSLAAAVTDGGPLPPHSVRVLGAGLAEALAAVHALDLVHRDVKPSNVLLTVDGPLLIDFGIARATDGTASLTSTGVSIGSPGYMSPEQILGKGITGAADVFSLGAVLAYAATGQSPFPGDSSAALLYKVVHEEPRLDGLEGDLRALVEACLSKDPSARPAPEEIAHTLAPRGAAHLVTAGWLPGPLVEQVGRSAVHLLNLEAAEHVPSGPVGFSSPSVGVEPSAPAAPSGGAGAEVPPTSGVFGPPPVMSPHTPPPTTPPPVTHVPGQRADSAPADATPPPGKLSLSVAAASTTTANGRGRRVSCSVALAVAGAFAMVGLGVVFGLGMLNGDDKGGGEAAGKAPSASSAPSGENQDPDPQDGAGDLPEKYLGTWEGDGYALDGNLPAGTFTVTLEQGSVGDRLGTFRSVDLLGGACDDTFVLKKVAEDHILVTSIADTKNNPKTCTGNTHEVTLTPVGDELRYTSDNAAAGDPTARLAKVK; encoded by the coding sequence ATGCGACCGCTCGATGTCGGCGAACCCACGGCGGTGGGGCCCTACCGGCTGCTCGGCCGGCTCGGGTCGGGCGGGATGGGCCGCGTCTATCTGGGGCGCAGCGCGGGCGGCCGTACCGTCGCAGTCAAGGTGGTGCACCCGCACTTCGCCCTCGACGAGGAGTTCCGTGCCCGCTTCCGGCGCGAGGTCGACGCCGCCCGCCGCGTGGGCGGCGCCTGGACCGCCCCCGTGCTGGACGCGGACCCCGAGGCGTCGGTCCCCTGGGTGGCGACGGGCTACGCGGCCGGTCCGTCCCTGGCGGCGGCGGTGACGGACGGCGGCCCCCTGCCACCCCACTCCGTCCGGGTCCTGGGCGCGGGTCTGGCGGAAGCACTGGCGGCGGTGCACGCGCTGGACCTCGTCCACCGGGACGTGAAGCCGTCGAACGTCCTGCTCACGGTCGACGGCCCCCTCCTCATCGACTTCGGCATCGCCCGCGCCACGGACGGCACCGCCTCCCTGACCTCGACGGGCGTCTCGATCGGCTCCCCCGGCTACATGTCCCCCGAGCAGATCCTCGGCAAGGGCATCACCGGCGCGGCGGACGTCTTCTCCCTCGGCGCGGTCCTCGCGTACGCCGCGACCGGGCAGTCCCCGTTCCCCGGTGACTCCTCCGCCGCCCTCCTCTACAAGGTCGTCCACGAGGAGCCCCGGCTCGACGGCCTGGAGGGCGACCTGCGCGCCCTGGTGGAGGCCTGCCTGTCCAAGGACCCCTCCGCCCGCCCGGCCCCCGAGGAAATCGCCCACACCCTGGCCCCTCGTGGCGCGGCCCACCTGGTGACGGCGGGCTGGCTGCCGGGCCCCCTGGTGGAACAGGTCGGCCGCAGCGCGGTGCACCTGCTGAACCTGGAGGCGGCGGAACACGTCCCGTCCGGGCCGGTGGGGTTCAGCAGCCCATCGGTGGGCGTGGAACCGTCGGCCCCCGCGGCCCCCTCCGGCGGCGCGGGGGCCGAAGTCCCGCCCACGAGCGGGGTGTTCGGCCCGCCTCCGGTGATGTCGCCGCACACACCGCCTCCGACGACACCACCCCCCGTGACTCATGTGCCGGGGCAGCGGGCCGACTCCGCGCCGGCGGACGCGACCCCACCGCCGGGCAAGCTGTCGCTGAGCGTGGCGGCGGCGTCCACGACCACGGCGAACGGGCGGGGCCGACGGGTGAGTTGCTCGGTCGCCCTGGCGGTCGCGGGCGCGTTCGCGATGGTCGGCCTGGGCGTCGTGTTCGGACTGGGCATGCTGAACGGCGACGACAAGGGCGGCGGCGAGGCGGCCGGCAAGGCCCCGTCGGCGAGCAGCGCCCCGAGCGGCGAGAACCAGGACCCGGATCCGCAGGACGGGGCGGGCGACCTGCCCGAGAAGTACCTCGGCACCTGGGAGGGCGACGGCTACGCTCTCGACGGCAACCTCCCCGCCGGCACCTTCACCGTCACCCTCGAACAGGGCTCCGTGGGCGACCGGTTGGGCACGTTCCGCTCCGTCGACCTGCTGGGCGGGGCCTGCGACGACACGTTCGTCCTCAAGAAGGTCGCCGAGGACCACATCCTCGTCACGAGCATCGCCGACACGAAGAACAACCCGAAGACCTGCACCGGCAATACGCACGAGGTCACGCTGACCCCCGTAGGGGACGAACTCCGCTACACCTCCGACAACGCGGCAGCGGGCGACCCGACGGCACGCCTGGCCAAGGTGAAGTAA
- a CDS encoding imidazolonepropionase-like domain-containing protein, protein MLTIHAADEVRRTWDDPEPIKDGAVVVDGTRVVAMGTLAEVQQRFPGARVRHWPGVLGPGRVHDGPLPDAPSPRERIHAVLKSGAVAVLARYADTAELRAAAQRNDVVVLPESRPTALADANRADLTVVDHAGACMATVCAGRLVHRRR, encoded by the coding sequence GTGCTGACGATCCACGCCGCCGACGAGGTACGGCGCACCTGGGACGACCCGGAACCGATCAAGGACGGCGCGGTCGTGGTGGACGGCACCCGGGTCGTCGCCATGGGCACGCTGGCCGAGGTCCAGCAGCGGTTCCCCGGGGCCCGGGTGCGGCACTGGCCCGGCGTCCTGGGACCCGGCCGAGTGCACGACGGCCCCCTCCCGGACGCCCCGTCACCCCGCGAACGCATCCACGCGGTACTGAAGTCGGGGGCGGTCGCGGTGCTGGCGCGGTACGCCGACACCGCCGAACTTCGCGCCGCCGCCCAGCGGAACGACGTGGTCGTGTTGCCCGAGTCCCGCCCCACGGCACTCGCCGACGCAAACCGAGCCGACCTCACCGTCGTCGATCACGCCGGGGCTTGCATGGCCACAGTGTGCGCCGGGCGCCTGGTGCACCGCCGCCGGTGA
- a CDS encoding inclusion body family protein, with protein sequence MADLNVLIAFDAATIVELNPNASRNPDAPTYADESLIYMTTRHDHIIGTSGAELNLRAEPGDTIRWRETTLSLGSDYKALLYKYVSSDPGHQLIRTPEIEVIDGVYPLPREGSEGRPEFVTQNYQDHYWRTTVKRVGKVVYHFSFQILDRHRQLKGYFQWDPFITIENP encoded by the coding sequence ATGGCTGACCTCAACGTCCTGATCGCGTTCGACGCGGCCACGATCGTCGAACTGAATCCCAACGCGTCGAGGAATCCCGACGCGCCGACGTACGCCGACGAGAGCCTCATCTACATGACGACGCGCCACGACCACATCATCGGGACCTCGGGCGCCGAACTGAACCTCCGGGCCGAGCCCGGGGACACCATCAGGTGGCGGGAGACGACGCTGTCGCTCGGCAGCGACTACAAGGCATTACTGTACAAATACGTGAGCAGCGACCCCGGACACCAGCTCATCCGCACCCCGGAGATCGAGGTCATCGACGGCGTCTATCCGCTGCCGCGGGAAGGCTCCGAGGGCCGGCCGGAATTCGTGACCCAGAACTACCAGGACCACTACTGGCGGACGACGGTCAAAAGGGTCGGCAAGGTCGTCTACCACTTCTCCTTCCAGATCCTCGACCGCCACCGCCAACTGAAGGGCTACTTCCAGTGGGACCCCTTCATCACGATCGAAAATCCCTGA
- a CDS encoding AzlD domain-containing protein yields MSDGVVGAMLALAVGTYALRLTGPALHGRVEIPVRVRELLAAAAVVLLVALLATGALTEGGGSAGWARPAGVLVGGALAWRRAPFATVVLAAAATTAGLRALGVG; encoded by the coding sequence ATGAGCGACGGGGTGGTCGGCGCGATGCTCGCGCTCGCCGTGGGCACGTACGCCCTGCGGCTCACCGGGCCCGCCCTGCACGGACGGGTCGAGATCCCCGTACGGGTGCGGGAGTTGCTGGCGGCGGCCGCCGTGGTGCTGCTGGTGGCGCTGCTGGCCACGGGCGCCCTGACCGAGGGCGGCGGCTCCGCCGGATGGGCACGGCCCGCCGGGGTGCTGGTCGGCGGCGCGCTGGCATGGCGAAGGGCCCCGTTCGCGACGGTGGTCCTGGCCGCGGCGGCGACCACGGCGGGACTGCGGGCCCTGGGGGTGGGATAG
- the mqnC gene encoding cyclic dehypoxanthinyl futalosine synthase yields MTEKADLQSVLDRAAEGGRITPEEALDLYRDAPLHALGVAADAVRKRRYAGTEHIATYIIERNINYTNVCVTACKFCAFYAPPTAKDKGWTRDLDDILRRCAETVELGGTQIMFQGGHHPDYGVEYYETHFAAIKKAFPQLVIHSLGASEVEHMARISKVSVEEAIQRIHAAGLDSFAGAGAELLPARPRKAIAPLKESGERWLEIMETAHNLGVESTSTMLMGTGETNAERIEHLRMIRDVQDRTGGFRAFIPYLYQPMNNHLKGRTQATIFEYLRMIAISRLFMDNIAHIQGSWLTTGQDAGQLTLHYGADDLGSIMLEENVVSAAGAKHRSNLQEMIDMIRTAGRVPAQRTTTYEHLVVHDDPANDPVDKRVMSHISSTAIEGGTAHPELKLLNAN; encoded by the coding sequence GTGACCGAGAAGGCCGATCTCCAGTCCGTTCTCGACCGTGCCGCCGAGGGCGGGAGAATCACGCCGGAGGAGGCGCTCGACCTCTACCGCGACGCCCCGCTGCACGCGCTCGGCGTCGCCGCCGACGCCGTACGCAAGCGCCGGTACGCGGGTACGGAGCACATCGCGACGTACATCATCGAGCGGAACATCAACTACACCAACGTCTGCGTCACGGCGTGCAAGTTCTGCGCGTTCTACGCCCCGCCGACGGCCAAGGACAAGGGCTGGACGCGCGATCTCGACGACATCCTGCGCCGCTGCGCGGAGACCGTCGAGCTGGGCGGCACGCAGATCATGTTCCAGGGCGGGCACCACCCGGACTACGGGGTGGAGTACTACGAGACGCACTTCGCCGCGATCAAGAAGGCCTTCCCGCAGCTGGTCATCCACTCGCTCGGCGCGTCCGAGGTGGAGCACATGGCCCGGATCTCCAAGGTGAGCGTCGAGGAGGCCATCCAGCGCATCCACGCCGCCGGTCTCGACTCCTTCGCCGGCGCCGGCGCCGAGCTGCTCCCGGCCCGCCCCCGCAAGGCCATCGCGCCGCTCAAGGAGTCCGGCGAGCGCTGGCTGGAGATCATGGAGACCGCGCACAACCTGGGCGTGGAGTCCACGTCCACGATGCTCATGGGCACCGGCGAGACCAACGCCGAGCGCATCGAGCACCTGCGGATGATCCGTGACGTACAGGACCGGACGGGCGGCTTCCGGGCCTTCATCCCGTATCTCTACCAGCCGATGAACAACCACCTGAAGGGCCGCACCCAGGCCACGATCTTCGAGTACCTGCGGATGATCGCGATCTCCCGGCTCTTCATGGACAACATCGCCCACATCCAGGGCTCCTGGCTCACCACCGGCCAGGACGCGGGCCAGCTCACGCTGCACTACGGCGCGGACGACCTCGGCTCGATCATGCTGGAGGAGAACGTCGTCTCGGCGGCCGGCGCCAAGCACCGTTCCAACCTCCAGGAAATGATCGACATGATCCGCACGGCGGGACGGGTCCCGGCCCAGCGGACCACGACCTACGAACACCTGGTGGTCCACGACGACCCGGCGAACGACCCCGTCGACAAGCGCGTCATGTCCCACATCTCGTCCACGGCCATCGAGGGCGGCACGGCCCACCCCGAACTGAAGCTGCTGAACGCCAACTAG
- a CDS encoding cold-shock protein, giving the protein MATGTVKWFNAEKGFGFIAQEGGGPDVFVHYSAINASGFRSLEENQQVSFDVTQGPKGPQAENVTPV; this is encoded by the coding sequence ATGGCTACCGGAACCGTGAAGTGGTTCAACGCCGAAAAGGGCTTTGGCTTCATCGCCCAGGAGGGTGGCGGCCCGGACGTGTTCGTCCACTACTCCGCCATCAACGCGAGCGGCTTCCGTTCGCTGGAGGAGAACCAGCAGGTCTCCTTCGACGTGACGCAGGGCCCGAAGGGTCCGCAGGCGGAGAACGTCACCCCCGTCTGA
- a CDS encoding AzlC family ABC transporter permease, protein MRSLLRTSQVRDPALYRDISLVCAAGGVVGVSFGAISVAGGLPVWVPVVMSLVVYAGAAQFSTVGILLAGGGPFAAAATGLLLNTRNAAFSLAVADLLGPGRTARFVGAHLVTDETVAFALAQSDPVRRRVAFWVSGLGLFAVWNVCVLAGALAGTALGDTATYGLDAAFPAVLAALVLPALRERPPVRRAALLGAVVALAATPVTPTGIPVLLALAGLVVWRTSAGAVDGSAS, encoded by the coding sequence ATGCGTTCGCTGCTCCGAACATCCCAGGTCCGTGACCCCGCGCTGTACCGGGACATCTCCCTCGTCTGCGCCGCCGGGGGTGTCGTCGGCGTCTCCTTCGGGGCGATCTCGGTGGCGGGCGGACTGCCCGTGTGGGTGCCGGTGGTGATGTCGCTGGTCGTGTACGCGGGGGCCGCGCAGTTCAGCACGGTCGGGATCCTGCTGGCCGGGGGCGGGCCGTTCGCGGCGGCGGCCACGGGTCTGCTGCTCAACACCCGCAACGCGGCGTTCAGCCTGGCGGTCGCCGACCTGCTGGGGCCGGGGAGGACCGCGCGGTTCGTGGGCGCGCACCTCGTCACCGACGAGACGGTGGCCTTCGCCCTGGCGCAGAGCGATCCCGTACGACGCCGGGTCGCGTTCTGGGTCTCGGGGCTCGGCCTGTTCGCCGTCTGGAACGTGTGTGTCCTGGCCGGGGCCCTGGCCGGCACCGCGCTGGGCGACACCGCCACGTACGGCCTCGACGCCGCGTTCCCCGCCGTGCTCGCCGCGCTGGTCCTGCCCGCCCTGCGGGAGCGGCCGCCCGTACGCCGGGCCGCGCTGCTCGGTGCGGTGGTCGCCCTGGCGGCGACTCCGGTGACCCCGACGGGGATTCCCGTCCTGCTGGCCCTGGCCGGGCTGGTCGTGTGGCGCACGTCGGCCGGTGCGGTGGACGGGAGTGCCTCATGA
- a CDS encoding menaquinone biosynthetic enzyme MqnA/MqnD family protein: MDNSRNRPRVGHIQFLNCLPLYWGLARTGTLLDFELTKDTPEKLSEQLVRGDLDIGPITLVEFLRNADDLVAFPDIAVGCDGPVMSCVIVSQVPLERLDGARVALGSTSRTSVRLAQLLLAESVGVQPSYYTCPPDLSLMMQEAEAAVLIGDAALRANLLDGPNFGLEVHDLGAMWKAWTGLPFVFAVWAARRDYLEREPEVTRKVHEAFLASRDLSLTEVDKVAEQAARWEAFDERVLERYFTTLDFRFGEPQLSAVAEFARRVGPTTGFPADVKVDLLS; encoded by the coding sequence GTGGACAATTCTCGCAACCGGCCGCGCGTCGGCCACATCCAGTTCCTGAACTGCCTGCCCCTGTACTGGGGGCTCGCGAGAACGGGCACGCTCCTCGACTTCGAGCTCACCAAGGACACCCCCGAGAAGCTCAGCGAGCAGCTGGTGCGCGGGGACCTCGACATCGGGCCCATCACCCTCGTCGAGTTCCTGCGCAACGCGGACGACCTGGTCGCCTTCCCCGACATCGCCGTCGGCTGCGACGGCCCGGTGATGTCGTGCGTGATCGTCTCCCAGGTGCCACTCGAACGCCTGGACGGCGCACGCGTCGCCCTGGGTTCCACCTCGCGCACCTCCGTACGCCTCGCGCAGCTGCTGCTGGCCGAGAGCGTCGGCGTACAGCCGTCGTACTACACCTGCCCGCCCGACCTGTCGCTGATGATGCAGGAGGCGGAGGCGGCCGTGCTCATCGGTGACGCGGCGCTGCGCGCGAACCTGCTCGACGGGCCGAACTTCGGCCTGGAGGTGCACGACCTGGGCGCCATGTGGAAGGCGTGGACGGGGCTGCCGTTCGTCTTCGCGGTGTGGGCGGCGCGGCGGGACTACCTGGAGCGGGAGCCCGAGGTCACCCGCAAGGTGCACGAGGCGTTCCTCGCCTCCCGCGACCTGTCCCTGACCGAGGTGGACAAGGTCGCCGAGCAGGCCGCCCGCTGGGAGGCCTTCGACGAGCGGGTCCTGGAGCGGTACTTCACGACCCTCGACTTCCGCTTCGGCGAGCCTCAGTTGAGCGCGGTCGCCGAGTTCGCGCGCCGGGTCGGCCCGACCACCGGATTTCCGGCGGACGTGAAGGTCGACCTGCTTTCCTGA
- a CDS encoding prepilin peptidase, giving the protein MALDPWLTALTVTAALWGAATGTLLPRPAYRFTVDEDHPWQHTCPAGHPLTGPANGWLGPARCTPRSTTTACSYGPHTPTVATTTALICATLALTTGTRPELAVWLLLAPLGVLLTLVDLGAQRLPDPLTLPFAALALTLLGAVAFVPEHAGQWRTALYGALALGGLYFLFFLIRPMALGFGDVKLALGLGAVLGWYGWGALYLGTFAGALIGSAYTVVALARRRAVRRQLVALGPFMIAGAYVGLLLEAYAA; this is encoded by the coding sequence GTGGCCCTAGACCCCTGGCTGACCGCACTCACCGTGACCGCCGCCCTCTGGGGCGCAGCCACCGGCACCCTCCTCCCCCGCCCCGCCTACCGCTTCACGGTCGACGAGGACCACCCCTGGCAACACACGTGCCCCGCCGGCCACCCCCTCACCGGCCCGGCGAACGGCTGGCTGGGCCCCGCCCGCTGCACCCCCCGCTCCACCACGACCGCCTGCTCCTACGGCCCCCACACCCCCACCGTCGCCACCACCACCGCCCTGATCTGCGCCACCCTCGCCCTGACCACCGGCACCCGCCCCGAACTCGCCGTCTGGCTCCTCCTCGCGCCCCTCGGCGTGCTCCTCACCCTCGTGGACCTCGGCGCCCAACGCCTCCCGGACCCCCTGACCCTCCCCTTCGCGGCCCTGGCCCTCACCCTCCTGGGCGCAGTCGCGTTCGTACCCGAGCACGCCGGCCAGTGGCGCACGGCGCTGTACGGCGCGCTCGCCCTCGGCGGCCTGTACTTCCTCTTCTTCCTCATCAGGCCCATGGCCCTCGGCTTCGGCGACGTGAAGCTGGCCCTCGGCCTCGGCGCCGTCCTCGGCTGGTACGGCTGGGGCGCGCTGTACCTCGGCACGTTCGCCGGCGCGCTCATCGGCAGCGCCTACACCGTGGTCGCGCTGGCCAGGCGCCGCGCCGTACGCCGACAACTGGTGGCCCTGGGCCCGTTCATGATCGCGGGCGCGTACGTCGGCCTCCTGCTGGAGGCGTACGCGGCCTGA